From the Ctenopharyngodon idella isolate HZGC_01 chromosome 3, HZGC01, whole genome shotgun sequence genome, one window contains:
- the tlcd4b gene encoding TLC domain-containing protein 4-B isoform X1 — MDMREVYVVAGSFVGFQLFFSCVSPVLSSNFTQGYGKLPPHKLNDWNSRLVSTVHALIVGLFCLYILWFDDAVNEDPVWGDPNMVKLNVAITCGYLFYDLVLLACNWSTMGDVFFVCHHLAALYAYGYVLTRGVLPYFANFRLISELSTPFVNQRWFFEALAYPRTHQLVVTNGIAMAVVFFLVRIAVMPPYWAKVFGTFGTPAFERLGLSAQVAWILSCICLDILNTIWMYKIARGCYKVITGKLRGGKVDSKKTNFVNNHTD, encoded by the exons ATGGATATGAGAGAGGTGTATGTGGTGGCTGGCAGCTTCGTGGGGTTCCAGCTGTTTTTCTCGTGCGTCAGTCCGGTTCTGTCTTCCAACTTCACGCAGGGTTATGGGAAACTTCCACCACACAAACTCAACGACTGGAACTCCAG GCTGGTGTCCACTGTCCATGCATTAATTGTGGGGCTGTTCTGTCTCTATATCCTGTGGTTCGACGATGCCGTCAATGAAGACCCCGTCTG GGGTGATCCTAACATGGTTAAGCTCAATGTGGCCATCACCTGTGGATACCTGTTCTATG ACCTGGTGCTTCTAGCTTGTAACTGGAGTACCATGGGCGACGTGTTTTTTGTCTGTCACCACTTGGCGGCGCTGTATGCTTATGGATATGTGCTG acacgCGGAGTGCTTCCTTATTTTGCAAACTTCCGACTGATTTCAGAATTGTCAACGCCATTTGTGAATCAAAG GTGGTTTTTCGAAGCGTTAGCCTACCCTCGTACCCACCAGCTGGTTGTCACCAACGGTATCGCGATGGCGGTCGTGTTCTTCCTGGTCCGGATTGCCGTGATGCCCCCCTACTGGGCGAAGGTGTTTGGCACCTTCGGGACGCCAGCGTTTGAAAGGCTTGGTCTCAGTGCTCAGGTGGCTTGGATCTTATCCTGCATTTGTTTGGATATCCTGAATACAATATGGATGTACAAAATCGCCCGTGGCTGCTACAAGGTCATTACCGGCAAGCTAAGAGGGGGCAAAGTGGACTCCAAAAAGACCAATTTCGTGAACAACCACACAGACTGA
- the tlcd4b gene encoding TLC domain-containing protein 4-B isoform X2, producing the protein MVKLNVAITCGYLFYDLVLLACNWSTMGDVFFVCHHLAALYAYGYVLTRGVLPYFANFRLISELSTPFVNQRWFFEALAYPRTHQLVVTNGIAMAVVFFLVRIAVMPPYWAKVFGTFGTPAFERLGLSAQVAWILSCICLDILNTIWMYKIARGCYKVITGKLRGGKVDSKKTNFVNNHTD; encoded by the exons ATGGTTAAGCTCAATGTGGCCATCACCTGTGGATACCTGTTCTATG ACCTGGTGCTTCTAGCTTGTAACTGGAGTACCATGGGCGACGTGTTTTTTGTCTGTCACCACTTGGCGGCGCTGTATGCTTATGGATATGTGCTG acacgCGGAGTGCTTCCTTATTTTGCAAACTTCCGACTGATTTCAGAATTGTCAACGCCATTTGTGAATCAAAG GTGGTTTTTCGAAGCGTTAGCCTACCCTCGTACCCACCAGCTGGTTGTCACCAACGGTATCGCGATGGCGGTCGTGTTCTTCCTGGTCCGGATTGCCGTGATGCCCCCCTACTGGGCGAAGGTGTTTGGCACCTTCGGGACGCCAGCGTTTGAAAGGCTTGGTCTCAGTGCTCAGGTGGCTTGGATCTTATCCTGCATTTGTTTGGATATCCTGAATACAATATGGATGTACAAAATCGCCCGTGGCTGCTACAAGGTCATTACCGGCAAGCTAAGAGGGGGCAAAGTGGACTCCAAAAAGACCAATTTCGTGAACAACCACACAGACTGA